A stretch of the Streptomyces ortus genome encodes the following:
- a CDS encoding glycoside hydrolase family 2 TIM barrel-domain containing protein has product MPHPRPHLPPHTTPVSRRRLLEGGAVVLGALALPASASTAHAAGLPAAAADGPPEWNGAIDVFQVGTEPPHTTLTPYADVAQALDGDRARSPYRLSLDGKWKFAYADRPDDRDPDFHRTDVDDSSWDTIPVPSAWQVHGYDFPIYINITYPYWGPNGLGEEPQPPAAPTRYNPVGQYRRTFTVPKGWSGRRTFLHFEGVKSAHYVWINGELVGYHEDSYTPAEYDITPHLKPGTNQIAVEVYRYSDGDWLEDQDMIRLSGIFRSVHLYSTPAVHLRDFKLDTPLSDGYRAAELSVTASVRDYGGRDGRDGEGGQEESGGASGSYSVETQLYDARGHAVWQRPLHQAVDLGSAPAGQDVTVQAARAVPAPKLWSAEDPYLYTAVLRLRDPAGRVVETLSHRVGLREFALKDGLMRINGRPISLRGTNRHEMHPDRGTALTRADMVRDMEIIKQTNINTVRTSHYPNNVLWYELADEYGLYLVDETNLETHGIRDEYPGDHPDWSRACVARARNMVHRDKNHACVVIWSLGNEAGGGSTFVAMHDWIRSYDPTRVIQYEGDDRPQISDIRSAMYESPSRVEARAGDTSDKRPYVMIEYAHSMGNSTGNLKKYWDVIRRHDVLQGGWIWDFVDQSLTTPVPTRTLFTESGPGAVRGEIQAAAATFDRRKGLTGSTVFARHPGLDLTGSLTLEAWVTPDVTGYHQPLIAKGDTQYALKQTNDTLEFFIHGDGQWSAASWALPDDWTGAEHHIAGVFDAAAGTLTLHVDGTVRATRTTTRRPAVNTAPLSLATDADNPTREFSGTIRRARVYARALSAAELASDGRGPGDEGVRFWFDAATVKVTEKRPGSRPEDRGFFAYGGDWGDHPNDGAFVADGIVTADRGHTGKAAEVKRIYQAINAAPASSGKSLSARAAGVTVTLTNEYLFTNLRDFDGGWTLVADGRTVRRGKLSRAQLDVPPLSSKDVTVPVRLPAGPAPGTEYFLRLSFTTRERTKWAKAGFEVAAQQLPIDADTPAVRPVPLTRVPALRHQDGERSVTVRGDGFSVTVDRRTGVISSYEARGARLLTSGPVPNFWRAPTDNDLGNGQHLRNQTWRDAGTLRKVTGVSVDTLRDRAVRIKVTGTLPTSTASAYTTTYTVFGNGEIRVDNTLHPGAPDLPYIPEVGTLLFLPGRLEHLHYYGRGPEENHWDRNDGTEVGLYSGTVSGQWTPYIRPQENGNRTDVRWAALTGRDGTGLLVSGEPLIEVNASHFTPEDLSVGTRHDYQLTARDEVVLRVNHRQMGIGGDNSWGAHTHDEYKLFADRDYSYTYRLRPLTDVDRATAASRRPTALE; this is encoded by the coding sequence ATGCCGCACCCGCGCCCGCACCTGCCTCCGCACACGACTCCCGTCAGCCGCCGCCGGCTTCTCGAGGGAGGGGCCGTCGTCCTCGGCGCGCTCGCCCTGCCCGCGTCAGCCTCCACGGCCCACGCGGCTGGCTTGCCCGCCGCGGCGGCGGACGGTCCCCCCGAGTGGAACGGCGCCATCGACGTCTTCCAGGTCGGCACCGAGCCGCCGCACACCACCCTCACCCCGTACGCGGACGTAGCCCAGGCCCTGGACGGCGACCGTGCCCGCTCGCCGTACCGGCTGAGCCTCGACGGGAAGTGGAAGTTCGCCTACGCCGACCGCCCCGACGACCGGGACCCCGACTTCCACCGCACCGACGTCGACGACAGCTCCTGGGACACCATCCCCGTCCCCTCCGCCTGGCAGGTGCACGGCTACGACTTCCCGATCTACATCAACATCACGTATCCCTACTGGGGTCCCAACGGGCTGGGCGAGGAGCCGCAGCCACCGGCCGCCCCGACCCGGTACAACCCCGTGGGCCAGTACAGACGTACCTTCACCGTCCCGAAGGGGTGGTCGGGGCGGCGGACGTTCCTGCACTTCGAAGGGGTCAAGTCCGCCCACTACGTGTGGATCAACGGAGAACTGGTCGGCTACCACGAGGACTCCTACACCCCCGCCGAGTACGACATCACCCCGCACCTGAAGCCCGGCACCAACCAGATCGCGGTGGAGGTGTACCGCTACTCCGACGGCGACTGGCTGGAGGACCAGGACATGATCCGGCTGAGCGGCATCTTCCGCTCGGTCCACCTCTACTCCACGCCGGCCGTGCACCTGCGCGACTTCAAGCTGGACACCCCGCTGAGCGACGGCTACCGGGCCGCCGAACTGTCGGTCACCGCGAGCGTGCGCGACTACGGCGGTCGGGACGGTCGGGACGGTGAGGGCGGTCAGGAGGAGAGCGGGGGCGCCTCAGGCTCGTACTCCGTCGAGACCCAGCTCTACGACGCGCGCGGGCACGCCGTCTGGCAGCGCCCACTGCACCAGGCCGTGGACCTCGGCTCCGCCCCGGCGGGCCAGGACGTGACCGTACAGGCCGCGAGAGCCGTGCCGGCGCCGAAGCTGTGGTCGGCCGAGGACCCGTACCTCTACACGGCCGTGCTGCGGCTGCGCGATCCGGCGGGCAGGGTCGTCGAGACGCTCTCGCACCGGGTCGGGCTGCGCGAGTTCGCGCTGAAGGACGGCCTGATGCGCATCAACGGTCGGCCCATCTCCCTGCGGGGCACCAACCGGCACGAGATGCACCCCGACCGCGGCACCGCGCTCACCCGCGCGGACATGGTCCGGGACATGGAGATCATCAAGCAGACCAACATCAACACGGTCCGCACCTCGCACTACCCCAACAACGTCCTCTGGTACGAACTGGCCGACGAGTACGGCCTGTACCTGGTGGACGAGACCAACCTGGAGACCCACGGCATCCGGGACGAGTACCCGGGCGACCACCCCGACTGGAGCAGGGCGTGCGTGGCCCGCGCGCGGAACATGGTCCACCGCGACAAGAACCACGCCTGTGTCGTCATCTGGTCGCTCGGCAACGAGGCCGGCGGCGGCAGCACCTTCGTCGCCATGCACGACTGGATCCGTTCGTACGACCCGACCCGTGTCATCCAGTACGAGGGCGACGACCGTCCGCAGATCAGCGACATCCGCTCGGCGATGTACGAGAGCCCCTCACGCGTCGAGGCGCGCGCCGGGGACACCTCGGACAAGCGCCCGTACGTCATGATCGAGTACGCGCACTCGATGGGGAACTCGACCGGCAACCTCAAGAAGTACTGGGACGTCATCCGCCGCCACGACGTGCTGCAGGGCGGCTGGATCTGGGACTTCGTCGACCAGTCCCTGACCACGCCGGTCCCGACGCGCACGCTCTTCACGGAGAGCGGCCCCGGCGCGGTGCGCGGTGAGATCCAGGCCGCCGCCGCGACCTTCGACCGGCGCAAGGGGCTGACGGGCAGCACCGTCTTCGCCCGCCACCCCGGACTCGACCTCACCGGCTCCCTGACGCTGGAGGCCTGGGTCACCCCGGACGTGACCGGCTACCACCAGCCGCTCATCGCCAAGGGCGACACGCAGTACGCCCTCAAGCAGACGAACGACACCCTGGAGTTCTTCATCCACGGCGACGGCCAGTGGAGCGCGGCGAGCTGGGCCCTCCCGGACGACTGGACCGGCGCCGAACACCACATCGCGGGCGTCTTCGACGCGGCGGCGGGCACCCTGACCCTGCACGTCGACGGCACGGTCAGGGCCACCCGCACCACCACCCGGCGGCCCGCCGTCAACACCGCGCCGCTCTCGCTCGCCACGGACGCCGACAACCCCACCCGGGAGTTCAGCGGAACGATCCGGCGGGCGCGCGTCTACGCCCGCGCGCTGTCCGCGGCCGAACTCGCCTCGGACGGACGCGGCCCCGGTGACGAGGGAGTGCGTTTCTGGTTCGACGCGGCCACCGTGAAGGTGACGGAGAAACGGCCCGGCAGCCGCCCCGAGGACCGCGGCTTCTTCGCGTACGGCGGCGACTGGGGCGACCACCCCAACGACGGCGCCTTCGTAGCGGACGGCATCGTCACCGCCGACCGCGGCCACACCGGCAAGGCCGCCGAGGTCAAGCGGATCTACCAGGCGATCAACGCCGCACCGGCGTCGTCCGGAAAGTCCCTGTCCGCCCGAGCGGCCGGAGTGACCGTCACCCTCACCAACGAGTACCTGTTCACCAACCTCCGTGACTTCGACGGCGGCTGGACGCTCGTCGCCGACGGCCGGACCGTGCGGCGCGGAAAGCTGAGCCGCGCCCAGCTGGACGTACCCCCACTCAGCAGCAAGGACGTCACCGTGCCCGTCAGGCTGCCGGCGGGCCCGGCGCCCGGCACGGAGTACTTCCTGCGGCTGTCCTTCACCACCAGGGAACGCACCAAGTGGGCGAAGGCAGGCTTCGAGGTGGCCGCCCAGCAACTGCCGATCGACGCCGACACCCCCGCCGTGCGGCCCGTGCCGCTGACCCGCGTACCAGCCCTGCGCCACCAGGACGGCGAGCGGTCCGTCACGGTCAGGGGCGACGGCTTCTCCGTGACCGTCGACAGGAGGACCGGCGTCATCAGCTCGTACGAGGCCCGCGGCGCCCGGCTCCTCACCTCCGGACCCGTGCCGAACTTCTGGCGGGCACCGACCGACAACGACCTGGGCAACGGCCAGCACCTCCGCAACCAGACCTGGCGCGACGCCGGGACCCTGCGCAAGGTGACAGGCGTGAGCGTGGACACCCTGCGCGACCGGGCCGTCCGGATCAAGGTCACCGGGACCCTGCCCACCAGCACCGCATCGGCGTACACCACCACCTACACCGTCTTCGGCAACGGGGAGATCCGGGTCGACAACACCCTCCACCCGGGCGCGCCCGACCTGCCCTACATCCCCGAGGTCGGCACCCTGCTGTTCCTGCCGGGCCGGCTGGAGCACCTGCACTACTACGGCCGCGGTCCCGAGGAGAACCACTGGGACCGCAACGACGGCACCGAGGTGGGGCTGTACTCGGGGACCGTCTCCGGGCAGTGGACGCCCTACATCCGGCCCCAGGAGAACGGCAACAGGACCGATGTCCGCTGGGCCGCCCTCACCGGCCGCGACGGCACCGGGCTGCTCGTCTCGGGTGAACCGCTCATCGAGGTCAACGCCTCGCACTTCACCCCCGAGGACCTGTCGGTCGGCACCCGCCACGACTACCAGCTCACGGCCCGGGACGAGGTCGTCCTGCGCGTCAACCACCGGCAGATGGGAATCGGCGGCGACAACAGCTGGGGCGCGCACACCCACGACGAGTACAAGCTCTTCGCCGACCGGGACTACTCGTACACCTATCGGCTGCGCCCCCTGACCGACGTCGACCGGGCGACGGCGGCCTCCCGGCGGCCCACGGCGCTGGAGTGA
- a CDS encoding AlkA N-terminal domain-containing protein codes for MQNGMHAETERCVRAVQSKDARFDGWFFTAVLTTRIYCRPSCPVVPPKPENMTFYPSAAACQQAGFRACKRCRPDTSPGSPEWNLRADLVARAMRLIGDGIVDREGVPGLATRLGYSTRQIERQLLAELGAGPLALARAQRAQTARLLIETTPLPMAEIAFAAGFSSVRTFNDTVREVFALAPSELRTRAPRNRADAANSTAAPGVLALRLPFRAPLNPDNLFGHLAATAVPGVEEWRDGAYRRTLRLPYGHGVVALAPRPDHIGCRLTLSDLRDLTVAISRCRRMLDLDADPVAVDDQLRTDPVLAPLVDKAPGRRVPRTVDEAEFAVRAVLGQQVSTAAARTHAGRLVAAHGERVDDPEGGLTHLFPSAEDLAALDPEALAMPATRRTTLTTLVGRLADGTLKLGVEGDWAETRARLLALPGFGPWTVEVIAMRALGDPDAFPVTDLGIRYAARDLGLPSTPAALTARAADWRPWRAYAVQYLWATGTHPVNFLPGQPEQPEQPEQPEQPEQAAHAEKGVQ; via the coding sequence ATGCAGAACGGGATGCACGCCGAGACCGAGCGCTGTGTGCGCGCCGTCCAGTCGAAGGACGCCCGCTTCGACGGCTGGTTCTTCACCGCTGTCCTGACCACGCGGATCTACTGCCGGCCCAGCTGCCCCGTCGTGCCTCCGAAGCCGGAGAACATGACGTTCTACCCGAGCGCCGCCGCCTGCCAGCAGGCCGGGTTCCGGGCCTGCAAGCGCTGCCGTCCCGACACGAGCCCCGGCTCGCCCGAGTGGAACCTGCGCGCCGACCTCGTGGCCCGCGCGATGCGGCTCATCGGCGACGGGATCGTGGACCGCGAGGGCGTGCCGGGGCTCGCCACCCGCCTCGGCTACAGCACCCGGCAGATCGAACGACAGCTCCTCGCCGAACTGGGCGCGGGCCCGCTCGCCCTGGCCCGCGCCCAGCGTGCCCAGACCGCGCGGCTGCTCATCGAGACGACACCGCTCCCGATGGCCGAGATCGCCTTCGCGGCGGGGTTCTCCTCCGTCCGCACCTTCAACGACACGGTCCGCGAGGTCTTCGCGCTCGCCCCGAGCGAGCTGCGCACCAGGGCGCCGAGGAACCGCGCCGATGCCGCCAACTCCACCGCCGCACCTGGTGTGTTGGCGCTCCGCCTCCCCTTCCGGGCCCCGCTCAACCCCGACAACCTCTTCGGCCACCTCGCCGCCACCGCCGTACCCGGGGTGGAGGAGTGGCGCGACGGCGCGTACCGGCGCACCCTGCGGCTGCCGTACGGCCACGGTGTGGTCGCCCTCGCTCCGCGGCCCGACCACATCGGCTGCCGGCTCACCCTCAGCGACCTGCGCGACCTGACCGTCGCCATCAGCCGCTGCCGCCGCATGCTCGACCTGGACGCGGATCCGGTGGCGGTCGACGACCAGTTGCGGACGGATCCGGTGCTGGCGCCGCTCGTCGACAAGGCGCCGGGCCGCCGCGTGCCCCGTACGGTCGACGAGGCCGAGTTCGCCGTACGGGCGGTGCTGGGGCAGCAGGTGTCCACGGCCGCCGCCCGCACGCACGCGGGACGCCTGGTCGCGGCGCACGGTGAGAGGGTCGACGATCCCGAGGGCGGCCTCACCCACCTCTTCCCGTCCGCCGAGGACCTGGCGGCACTCGACCCCGAAGCGCTCGCCATGCCGGCCACTCGCCGGACCACCCTCACCACACTCGTGGGCCGACTGGCCGACGGCACACTGAAGCTGGGCGTCGAGGGTGACTGGGCGGAGACCAGGGCCCGGCTGCTCGCCCTGCCCGGCTTCGGGCCCTGGACGGTCGAGGTCATCGCCATGCGGGCGCTGGGCGACCCCGACGCGTTCCCGGTCACCGACCTCGGCATCCGTTACGCGGCACGGGACCTGGGGCTGCCGTCCACGCCTGCCGCCCTGACGGCGCGGGCCGCGGACTGGCGGCCCTGGCGCGCGTACGCCGTCCAGTACCTGTGGGCGACGGGCACGCACCCGGTCAACTTCCTCCCCGGACAACCCGAACAACCTGAACAACCCGAACAACCAGAACAACCCGAACAAGCAGCTCACGCAGAGAAGGGCGTCCAGTGA
- a CDS encoding methylated-DNA--[protein]-cysteine S-methyltransferase: MKQHTVIDSPYGPLTLVATDGVLSGLYMTDQRHRPPEDSFGDPDDLPFAEATEELRAYFAGELQDFSVRLHLHGTPFQRSVWAELRRIPYGETRSYGQLADALGNPKASRAVGLANGKNPLGIIVPCHRVVGADGSLTGYGGGLERKRRLLDFERGADPLVSRPDRRSPAPPFPRP; the protein is encoded by the coding sequence GTGAAACAGCACACCGTCATCGACAGCCCGTACGGCCCGCTCACGCTGGTCGCCACCGACGGCGTCCTCTCCGGGCTCTACATGACCGACCAGCGCCACCGCCCGCCGGAGGACAGCTTCGGCGACCCGGACGACCTGCCGTTCGCCGAGGCGACCGAGGAACTACGGGCCTACTTCGCCGGCGAGTTGCAGGACTTCTCCGTCCGACTGCACCTGCACGGCACCCCGTTCCAGCGCTCCGTCTGGGCGGAGCTCCGCAGGATCCCGTACGGCGAGACCCGTTCGTACGGTCAACTCGCGGACGCCCTCGGCAATCCGAAGGCGTCGCGGGCGGTGGGCCTCGCCAACGGCAAGAACCCGCTCGGCATCATCGTGCCCTGCCATCGCGTGGTGGGCGCGGACGGCAGCCTGACGGGCTACGGCGGCGGCCTGGAACGCAAGCGGCGGCTGCTGGACTTCGAGCGGGGAGCGGACCCGCTCGTCAGCCGACCGGATCGCCGTTCTCCAGCTCCGCCGTTCCCGCGCCCGTGA
- a CDS encoding NUDIX domain-containing protein: MTTADYATYIAGLPRVLVGAAALFRDPEGRVLLVEPNYRAGWALPGGTVESDAGETPRQGAHRETLEEIGLDLEIGRLLAVDWVPGTERPPIVAYLYDGGVLSEEQFKSIRLQEAELLSWRLVPREELTGHMPGSLGRRVLAALDVLVTGAGTAELENGDPVG; the protein is encoded by the coding sequence ATGACCACCGCTGACTACGCCACGTACATCGCGGGCCTTCCCCGCGTGCTCGTCGGCGCCGCCGCTCTCTTCCGTGACCCCGAGGGCCGTGTGCTGCTCGTCGAGCCCAACTACCGGGCGGGCTGGGCGTTGCCGGGCGGGACCGTGGAGTCGGACGCCGGCGAGACCCCCAGGCAGGGGGCCCACCGGGAGACCCTGGAGGAGATCGGCCTGGACCTGGAGATCGGCAGGCTGCTCGCGGTGGACTGGGTGCCCGGTACGGAGCGGCCCCCGATCGTGGCGTACCTGTACGACGGTGGAGTCCTGTCGGAGGAGCAGTTCAAGTCGATCCGCCTCCAGGAGGCGGAGTTGCTCTCCTGGCGGCTGGTCCCGCGCGAGGAGCTGACCGGTCACATGCCGGGCTCCCTGGGCCGCCGCGTGCTCGCCGCACTCGACGTACTCGTCACGGGCGCGGGAACGGCGGAGCTGGAGAACGGCGATCCGGTCGGCTGA
- a CDS encoding glycerate kinase — MADAAVNRTGSQIQRVLIAADKFKGSLTAVQVAERVTAGLRRIAPRVEVEALPVADGGDGTVAAAVAAGFERHEVRVAGPLGDEVTAAFALREGTAVVEMAEASGLQRLPAGTFAPLTASTYGTGELLRAALDAGARTIVFGVGGSATTDGGAGMLAALGARFFDEDGEPVPPGGGSLGELATADLTGLDARLAAVDVVLASDVDNPLTGPKGAAAVYGPQKGASPDEVAVLDAGLAHFAAILEKSVGGRAAEYAVAPGAGAAGGIGYGALVGLGARFRPGIEVMLDVLGFASALERATLVITGEGSLDEQTLHGKAPAGVAAAARAAGKEVVAVCGRLALAPEALGRAGIRRVYPLTDVEPDVGRCIADAGPILETVAEQIAQDFLT, encoded by the coding sequence GTGGCGGACGCTGCAGTGAACCGGACCGGCAGCCAGATCCAGCGCGTACTCATCGCCGCGGACAAGTTCAAGGGCTCGCTCACGGCCGTGCAGGTGGCCGAGCGGGTGACAGCGGGACTGCGCCGGATCGCGCCCCGGGTCGAGGTCGAGGCGCTCCCGGTGGCCGACGGCGGTGACGGCACGGTCGCCGCGGCGGTCGCCGCCGGGTTCGAACGCCACGAGGTACGGGTCGCGGGGCCGCTCGGTGACGAGGTCACCGCGGCGTTCGCCCTGCGCGAGGGGACCGCGGTCGTGGAGATGGCCGAGGCCAGCGGGCTGCAGCGGCTGCCCGCCGGCACGTTCGCGCCGCTCACGGCGTCCACGTACGGCACCGGGGAGCTGCTGCGGGCCGCGCTCGACGCCGGGGCGCGGACGATCGTCTTCGGCGTCGGGGGCAGCGCGACCACCGACGGCGGGGCCGGGATGCTGGCCGCGCTCGGGGCCCGGTTCTTCGACGAGGACGGCGAGCCCGTACCGCCCGGGGGCGGTTCCCTCGGAGAACTCGCCACGGCGGACCTGACCGGTCTCGATGCCCGGCTCGCCGCCGTCGACGTGGTCCTCGCGAGCGACGTGGACAATCCGCTGACCGGGCCGAAGGGCGCGGCGGCGGTGTACGGGCCGCAGAAGGGCGCCTCCCCGGACGAGGTCGCGGTGCTCGACGCGGGCCTCGCGCACTTTGCCGCGATCCTGGAGAAGTCGGTCGGGGGCCGGGCCGCTGAGTACGCGGTCGCGCCCGGGGCGGGGGCCGCGGGCGGTATCGGGTACGGGGCCCTGGTGGGCCTCGGTGCGCGTTTCCGGCCCGGGATCGAGGTCATGCTCGACGTGCTGGGGTTCGCGTCCGCGCTGGAGCGGGCGACGCTCGTCATCACGGGGGAGGGGTCGCTGGACGAGCAGACCCTCCATGGGAAGGCGCCCGCGGGGGTGGCGGCGGCTGCGCGGGCGGCCGGCAAGGAGGTCGTCGCCGTGTGCGGGCGGTTGGCTCTGGCTCCTGAGGCGCTGGGGCGGGCCGGGATTCGGCGGGTGTATCCGCTGACGGATGTCGAGCCGGATGTGGGGCGGTGCATCGCGGATGCGGGCCCCATCCTGGAAACCGTCGCGGAACAAATCGCCCAGGACTTCCTGACCTGA
- a CDS encoding PucR family transcriptional regulator has product MGARRRRTGHDWKLLAASCTALLERLPELVDEHMRQLAEHSPVYGEFLPYDQQWREAEEAMRIGIETISAPRDSPRRDLEYAEDAGRRRAQQGLPLELLVHAYRSAGYLVWDALLEAATGKEPDRLGVLMRSATMVWSAVDAQAAAATEAYRATEMELRRRTDERLQALLDALLEGQEAPGLAARAAAGLDLPERGPYAVVVLRSERREPLRRPVEGAGLRFVWRMRADCEVGVVALGPGQGLDGVARALDGRCSGPGGISPVVAGLAELGRARRLAELALRTCPPDASAVVRLDQRMPTALVVSQPELAARLVADVFGALLELEPPDRAVLLETLDAWLSCEGSAGRAAGRLYCHRNTVFNRLRRLEQLTTRSLARPRDLIEMTLALDAYRLA; this is encoded by the coding sequence ATGGGAGCCCGCAGAAGGCGTACCGGTCATGACTGGAAGCTGCTCGCCGCGTCCTGCACGGCGCTGCTGGAGCGGCTGCCGGAGCTGGTCGACGAGCACATGCGGCAACTGGCCGAACACTCCCCCGTCTACGGGGAGTTCCTGCCGTACGACCAGCAGTGGCGGGAGGCCGAGGAGGCGATGCGGATCGGGATCGAGACGATCTCCGCGCCCCGGGACTCGCCGCGCCGCGATCTGGAGTACGCGGAGGACGCGGGCCGGCGCCGGGCCCAGCAGGGCCTGCCGCTGGAGCTGCTGGTGCACGCGTACCGCTCGGCGGGCTATCTGGTGTGGGACGCGCTGCTGGAGGCGGCGACCGGCAAAGAACCGGACCGTCTCGGTGTGCTGATGCGGTCGGCGACCATGGTGTGGTCCGCCGTGGACGCGCAGGCCGCGGCCGCGACCGAGGCGTACCGGGCAACCGAGATGGAGCTTCGGCGGCGTACCGACGAACGGCTCCAGGCGCTGCTCGACGCGCTCCTGGAGGGCCAGGAGGCGCCAGGTCTCGCGGCGCGGGCCGCCGCCGGTCTCGACCTTCCCGAGCGGGGTCCGTACGCCGTGGTCGTGCTGCGCTCGGAGCGGCGGGAGCCGTTGCGGCGGCCCGTGGAGGGGGCGGGGCTGCGGTTCGTCTGGCGGATGCGGGCCGACTGCGAGGTGGGGGTGGTGGCCCTCGGGCCCGGGCAGGGGCTCGACGGGGTCGCCCGGGCGCTCGACGGGCGCTGTTCCGGTCCCGGCGGGATCAGTCCGGTGGTCGCGGGGCTCGCCGAGCTGGGGCGGGCGCGGCGGCTCGCCGAACTGGCCCTGCGTACGTGTCCGCCGGACGCGAGTGCCGTCGTGCGGCTCGATCAGCGGATGCCCACGGCGCTCGTCGTCAGCCAGCCGGAGCTGGCGGCGCGGCTGGTGGCGGATGTGTTCGGGGCGCTGCTGGAACTCGAACCGCCCGATCGGGCCGTGCTGTTGGAGACGCTGGACGCGTGGCTGAGTTGTGAGGGGTCCGCGGGGCGGGCGGCGGGACGGTTGTACTGCCACCGGAACACGGTGTTCAACCGTCTGCGGCGGCTGGAGCAGCTGACGACGCGGTCGTTGGCGCGACCGCGGGACCTGATCGAGATGACACTGGCACTGGACGCGTACCGCTTGGCGTAG
- a CDS encoding ABC transporter ATP-binding protein translates to MGGPGLAVRDLSVGYGPVRALRQVSLEVPEGAVVTVLGGNGAGKTTLLRAICRTLSFHGGAVTGGTVEFDGRPLGALPPDRVVAAGISQIPEGRRVFARMTVADNLRAGALGATGGRAGRAAALRRVHELFPVLADRAQQHAGLLSGGEQQMLAVGRALMAGPRMLLLDEPSLGLAPLMAARIAETVREINTQGTSILLVEQNAALALRLATRAYVLEVGEVTLSGPADELAASDEVRRRYLGVVDEDAAADAERARASHPALTRWKG, encoded by the coding sequence ATGGGTGGTCCGGGGCTGGCCGTACGGGACCTTTCGGTCGGATACGGTCCCGTACGAGCGCTGCGCCAGGTGTCCCTGGAGGTCCCGGAGGGCGCCGTGGTCACGGTCCTCGGCGGCAACGGCGCGGGCAAGACGACCCTCCTGCGGGCCATCTGCCGGACCCTGTCCTTCCACGGCGGCGCGGTCACCGGCGGCACGGTCGAGTTCGACGGCCGCCCGCTCGGCGCTCTCCCACCGGACCGGGTGGTGGCCGCCGGGATCTCCCAGATCCCGGAAGGGCGCCGGGTGTTCGCCCGGATGACCGTCGCCGACAACCTGCGGGCGGGAGCGCTCGGCGCCACCGGGGGCCGAGCCGGGCGGGCCGCCGCACTGCGCCGCGTCCACGAACTGTTCCCCGTCCTCGCCGACCGCGCCCAGCAGCACGCCGGTCTGCTGTCCGGCGGGGAACAGCAGATGCTCGCCGTCGGCCGCGCCCTGATGGCCGGCCCGAGGATGCTGCTCCTGGACGAACCCTCCCTGGGGCTCGCCCCGTTGATGGCGGCCCGGATCGCCGAGACGGTACGGGAGATCAACACGCAGGGCACCTCGATCCTGCTCGTCGAGCAGAACGCCGCCCTGGCCCTGCGGCTGGCCACCCGCGCGTACGTCCTGGAGGTCGGCGAGGTCACCCTGTCGGGGCCCGCCGACGAACTGGCCGCCTCCGACGAGGTGCGCCGCCGCTATCTGGGCGTGGTCGACGAGGACGCGGCGGCCGACGCCGAGCGGGCCCGCGCCTCGCACCCGGCGCTGACCCGATGGAAGGGGTGA
- a CDS encoding ABC transporter ATP-binding protein, translated as MTNDAPPQPTSPGPGSRQGPGTDTDAPPPLEVRDLTVRFAGLTALDAVDFTVRPGTVHALIGPNGAGKSTCFNVLSGVYRATSGSVRFGAHELTGMPPHRIADLGVARIFQNLALPPLATVEDSLLLGRHRLTRTGFLAAGLKLPAAAREERRHRARVREIAEFVGISSCLGRPAGSLPYGQQKLAELARALCMEPRLLLLDEPVAGMTADERIRTSAVIAGVRDSLGISIVLVEHDMGVVMRLADAVTVLDFGRRIADGAPADVQNDPAVVRAYLGERSEEPERAGRSAKDSGKEETTQ; from the coding sequence ATGACGAACGACGCGCCACCACAGCCCACTTCACCCGGCCCCGGCTCCCGTCAGGGCCCCGGGACCGACACGGACGCACCGCCGCCGCTGGAGGTACGGGACCTGACCGTGCGCTTCGCCGGTCTGACCGCCCTGGACGCCGTGGACTTCACCGTCCGCCCCGGCACCGTCCACGCCCTCATCGGCCCCAACGGCGCAGGCAAGTCCACCTGCTTCAACGTGCTGTCCGGCGTCTACCGCGCCACCTCGGGCAGCGTCCGCTTCGGCGCGCACGAACTGACCGGGATGCCTCCGCACCGCATCGCCGATCTGGGCGTCGCCCGCATCTTCCAGAACCTCGCCCTGCCGCCGCTCGCCACGGTCGAGGACAGCCTCCTGCTGGGCCGGCACCGGCTGACCCGTACCGGTTTCCTGGCCGCGGGCCTGAAGCTGCCCGCGGCGGCCCGTGAGGAGCGCCGTCACCGCGCACGCGTCCGGGAGATCGCCGAGTTCGTCGGTATCTCGTCCTGCCTCGGCCGTCCGGCGGGCTCGCTGCCGTACGGCCAGCAGAAGCTCGCCGAACTCGCCCGCGCCCTGTGCATGGAGCCCCGGCTGCTGCTCCTGGACGAGCCGGTCGCGGGCATGACCGCCGACGAGCGGATCCGTACCTCCGCCGTGATCGCGGGGGTCCGCGACAGCCTCGGCATCTCGATCGTCCTGGTGGAACACGACATGGGGGTGGTGATGCGGCTCGCCGACGCGGTGACCGTACTCGACTTCGGGCGCCGTATCGCGGACGGCGCCCCCGCCGACGTACAGAACGATCCGGCGGTCGTACGCGCCTACCTGGGGGAGCGTTCCGAGGAGCCCGAAAGGGCCGGGCGCTCCGCGAAAGACTCCGGGAAAGAGGAGACCACGCAGTGA